The following proteins come from a genomic window of Aptenodytes patagonicus chromosome 21, bAptPat1.pri.cur, whole genome shotgun sequence:
- the LOC143169815 gene encoding protein argonaute-4, protein MEALGPGPPASLFQPPRRPGLGTVGKPIRLLANHFQVQIPKIDVYHYDVDIKPEKRPRRVNREVVDTMVRHFKMQIFGDRQPGYDGKRNMYTAHPLPIGRDRVDMEVTLPGEGKDQTFKVSIQWVSVVSLQLLLEALAGHLNEVPEDSVQALDVITRHLPSMRYTPVGRSFFSPPEGYYHPLGGGREVWFGFHQSVRPAMWNMMLNIDVSATAFYRAQPIIEFMCEVLDIQNINEQTKPLTDSQRVKFTKEIRGLKVEVTHCGQMKRKYRVCNVTRRPASHQTFPLQLENGQAMECTVAQYFKQKYSLQLKYPHLPCLQVGQEQKHTYLPLEVCNIVAGQRCIKKLTDNQTSTMIKATARSAPDRQEEISRLVKSNSMVGGPDPYLKEFGIVVHNEMTELTGRVLPAPMLQYGGRNKTVATPNQGVWDMRGKQFYAGIEIKVWAVACFAPQKQCREDLLKSFTDQLRKISKDAGMPIQGQPCFCKYAQGADSVEPMFKHLKLTYVGLQLIVVILPGKTPVYAEVKRVGDTLLGMATQCVQVKNVVKTSPQTLSNLCLKINAKLGGINNVLVPHQRPSVFQQPVIFLGADVTHPPAGDGKKPSIAAVVGSMDGHPSRYCATVRVQTSRQETSQELLYSQEVIQDLTNMVRELLIQFYKSTRFKPTRIIYYRGGVSEGQMKQVAWPELIAIRKACISLEEDYRPGITYIVVQKRHHTRLFCADKTERVGKSGNVPAGTTVDSTITHPSEFDFYLCSHAGIQGTSRPSHYQVLWDDNCFTADELQLLTYQLCHTYVRCTRSVSIPAPAYYARLVAFRARYHLVDKDHDSAEGSHVSGQSNGRDPQALAKAVQIHHDTQHTMYFA, encoded by the exons atggaaGCGCTGGGACCCG GGCCCCCGGCAAGCCTTTTCCAGCCACCCCGTCGCCCAGGCCTGGGAACTGTTGGGAAACCCATCCGCCTCCTAGCCAATCATTTTCAGGTTCAGATCCCTAAGATTGATGTTTATCACTATGATGTAGATATCAAACCAGAAAAACGCCCCCGAAGAGTGAACAG GGAGGTGGTGGATACTATGGTGAGACACTTCAAGATGCAGATATTTGGTGATCGGCAGCCTGGATACGATGGGAAACGGAACATGTATACTGCACACCCATTACCTATTGGCCGGGATAGA GTGGATATGGAGGTGACACTTCCAGGAGAGGGGAAGGACCAGACATTTAAAGTATCCATTCAGTGGGTGTCAGTCGTCAGCCTTCAGTTGCTGCTGGAAGCTCTGGCAGGGCACTTGAATGAAGTTCCTGAAGATTCTGTACAGGCGCTTGACGTAATCACACGGCACCTTCCGTCCATGAG gtaCACTCCCGTGGGTcgctcctttttctcccctcctgaAGGTTATTACCACCCTCTGGGTGGTGGCAGGGAGGTCTGGTTCGGGTTCCACCAGTCGGTCAGGCCTGCCATGTGGAACATGATGCTCAACATTGATG TGTCAGCAACTGCTTTCTATCGTGCCCAGCCTATCATTGAGTTCATGTGCGAGGTCTTGGACATTCAGAACATCAATGAACAAACTAAGCCTCTTACGGACTCCCAGCGTGTCAAATTTACCAAAGAAATCAGAG GTCTAAAAGTAGAGGTTACCCATTGTGGCCAGATGAAGAGAAAATACAGAGTTTGCAATGTTACTCGGCGACCAGCCAGTCATCAGAC GTTTCCTCTGCAGCTGGAAAATGGGCAGGCTATGGAGTGTACAGTAGCTCAGTATTTTAAGCAGAAGTACAGTCTGCAGCTAAAATATCCTCACCTTCCCTGTCTCCAAGTAGGACAGGAACAGAAACACACATACTTACCGCTTGAG GTGTGTAACATAGTGGCAGGCCAGAGATGTATAAAGAAGCTAACGGACAATCAGACGTCGACTATGATAAAAGCAACTGCAAGATCTGCACCGGACCGACAGGAAGAAATCAGCAGACTA GTGAAAAGTAACAGTATGGTTGGTGGACCTGATCCATATCTGAAGGAGTTTGGTATTGTTGTCCATAATGAAATGACGGAGTTGACAGGCAGAGTTTTGCCAGCACCAATGCTGCAATATGGAGGCAGA AACAAGACTGTGGCCACACCAAACCAAGGTGTGTGGGACATGAGAGGGAAACAGTTCTATGCTGGCATTGAGATTAAAGTTTGGGCTGTTGCCTGTTTTGCTCCTCAAAAACAATGCAGGGAAGACTTACTGAA GAGTTTTACTGACCAGCTGCGCAAGATCTCCAAGGATGCAGGGATGCCGATCCAAGGCCAGCCCTGTTTCTGCAAATACGCCCAGGGTGCAGACAGTGTGGAGCCCATGTTTAAACACTTAAAACTGACTTACGTTGGTCTGCAACTGATTGTGGTGATTCTACCCGGAAAGACGCCTGTGTACG CTGAAGTAAAGCGGGTTGGTGACACTCTTCTAGGAATGGCCACTCAGTGTGTTCAGGTAAAGAATGTGGTAAAAACCTCACCGCAAACACTGTCCAACCTGTGTCTGAAGATAAATGCAAAGCTTGGAGGAATCAACAATGTGCTTGTACCTCATCAAAG GCCCTCGGTGTTCCAGCAGCCAGTGATCTTTTTGGGAGCAGATGTCACTCACCCTCCTGCTGGGGATGGAAAGAAGCCTTCCATAGCTGCTGTGGTAGGCAGCATGGATGGCCATCCTAGCCGTTACTGTGCTACGGTGCGCGTGCAGACCTCCCGTCAGGAGACCTCCCAGGAGTTGCTGTACAGTCAGGAGGTGATACAGGACCTGACTAATATGGTGCGAGAACTGTTGATCCAGTTTTACAAATCCACTCGTTTCAAGCCCACAAGGATCATTTACTACAGAGGGGGAGTATCAGAAGGACAGATGAAGCAG GTAGCTTGGCCAGAACTGATAGCAATCCGGAAGGCCTGTATTAGTTTGGAAGAAGATTATAGACCAGGAATAACCTACATTGTTGTGCAGAAAAGGCATCACACCAGACTATTCTGTGCTGACAAAACTGAAAGG GTGGGTAAGAGCGGCAACGTACCAGCAGGCACTACTGTGGACAGCACGATCACACATCCTTCTGAATTTGACTTTTACCTCTGTAGCCACGCAGGAATTCAG GGAACCAGCCGGCCCTCCCACTATCAGGTCTTGTGGGACGACAACTGTTTTACTGCAGACGAACTACAGCTGTTGACGTATCAGCTGTGTCACACGTATGTCCGGTGTACGCGATCTGTCTCTATTCCAGCTCCTGCATACTATGCCAGGCTGGTAGCGTTTAGGGCCAGGTACCATCTTGTGGACAAGGATCATGACAG TGCTGAAGGCAGCCATGTGTCAGGACAGAGCAATGGCCGCGATCCTCAGGCTCTGGCAAAGGCAGTGCAGATCCACCATGATACTCAGCATACGATGTATTTTGCCTGA